TCACAAGCACGTGGATCAATGAAAACACTTTCACTGGTTTAATAAGAATGGTGTTATTAAACTTATCAAATAACAGGTTAACAAAATTGGATccgaaaattttcaaagatCTATATACATTACAAATCTTAAACGTCCAACATAATATGTTGGAAAACATAGCAGCCGATACATTCTCCCCTATGAATAACTTACACACGTTGATTTTATCTTACAACAAAATAACTCAAATAGATGCCTATGCCCTGAATGGCTTGTATGTGTTGTCCTTGCTATCAATTGATAACAATCATCTCGAGGAAATCCATCCTGAAGCATTTAGGAACACATCATCTCTACaagatttgaatttaaatggaAATCGTTTGAAGAAAGTACCTATTGGACTTAGAAATATGCGGTTATTGAGAACCCTTGATCTTGGAGAAAATCAGATAACATCACTCGAGGAGCCCGGCTTTGTTGGTTTGCATAATGTGTATGGCTTACGTCttattggaaataaaataGAGAACATAAGTAAGGATGTTTTGTCAGATTTGCCATCCctgcaaattttaaatttggctcGCAACAGATTGAGACATATTGATATGAATGCATTTGAAACACTAACAAATTTACAAGCCATAAGATTGGATGCTAATCAACTTACTGACATACAAGGCCTCTTTGTAAACATTCCCTCTCTGTTGTGGTTAAACGTGTCAGATAACCAAATAGAATGGTTTGATTACGCCGTTATTCCTCCGGGACTTCAATGGCTAGACCTTCATAGCAACAACATCAAAGAGTTGAGAAACAACTATCGCATGGACAAAGAACTTCGTCTCCAAACATTAGATGCCAGCTTTAATAAAATGACGAAAATATACACTTATTCAATTCCAAGCAGTGTGGAGTTACTTTTCCTGAATGACAATCAAATTACCCAAGTTGAAGCTCAAACTTTTGTTGGAAAAACCAATTTAACGAGAGTCGATTTGTATGCTAATCAGATAACTAGTATGGATCTCAATGCTCTTCGACTGACTCCAGTAGACCCTGGGCGCCCTCTGCCtgaattttatattggtgGAAATCCTTTTCAGTGTGACTGTACTATGGAGTGGTTGCAGCGGATTAATAAACTCGATCATTTGAGGCAACATCCTAGGGTTATGGACTTAGAAAGTATATAttgcaaattattatataatcgTGAAAGGACATATATTCCGCTTATTGAAGCAGAATCATCGCAGTTCTTGTGTACATATAAAACTCACTGTTTTACATTGTGTCATTGTTGTGATTTTGACGCTTGTGATTGTGAAATGACGTGCCCATCGAACTGTACGTGTTATCATGATCAGCCGTGGTCGGCGAATATTGTGGACTGTTCGGCTGCAGGGTATTCCGAAATACCTAACAGTATTCCTATGGACGCTACGGAGTTGTATTTAGATGGTAATAATTTTGGTGGTTTAACAAGTCATGCATTTATTGGACGTaagaacttaaaaatattgtacgcTAATAATTCCAATATAGACgctctttataataataccttTAGTGGACTAAAACGCTTAACAGTGTTGCatttagaaaaaaacaatataaaagaattattaGGTTTCGAATTATCGCCTCTGGAAAGTCTGCGCGAGTTGCATCTGcaagacaataaaatacattacatcGATAATCGGACCTTCATTGAGTTGAGGCATTTAGAGGTGCTGCGCCTGGAAGGAAATAACATTTATGGATTTGCCGTGTGGCAATTCACGATGAACCCTTATTTGGTGGCAATAAGTCTGTCTCGCAATCCCTGGTCGTGTGATTGTCAATATTTGTACAAATTCCGCAgttggtttaaaaataatttgggcAAAGTGGAAGATGGTGATAAGATCACCTGCATATTtgataacaaaacaaacacagTTGGACCATATATGTCAGACTTTAACTCCACATTTTGCACGAGAGATATTGGTGGGAGCTCGTCGATAATTGAGAATCAAGTCATAAATGATTACCTTCCActgttattaatttctttatgcGTGTTCGTCATAAGCTCAGCACTAATATGCGGAGTATTTTACTGGCGTCGCGAACTGCGGGTCTGGATTTACTACCACTGTGGTTTTAGAATGTGTTACAAAAGTACAGCTTTTGACGATGAAGCCGACAAAGATCGTCTTTTCGACGCCTACATCAGTTATAGCGTGAAAGACGAGGCGTTTGTGGCTCAAATGCTAGCGCCGGGTCTCGAATCAACCGACCCCAGTTTCCGCCTCTGCCTACATTACAGAGATTTTAACGCATCAGCGTACGTAGCGGATACGATAATAGAGGCTGTAGAGTCATCAAAGAGGACGATAATAGTCTTAtcaaaaaatttcatcaacaACGAATGGTGTCGTTTTGAATTCAAAACAGCTCTCCACGAAGTATTGAAAGAGAGACGAAGAAGACTGATAATAATATTGCTAGGCGAGCTACCGAATAGAGATATCGATCCAGAGCTGAGGTTGTGTTTAAAAGCGAATACGTGTATTGAGTGGGGTGATAGACAATTTTGGCAAAAACTAAGATTCGCGATGCCAGACTTGAGAAAGTGTCAGTATCACCGGTCAAATGTGAATATTTACGCTTCGGTGTCTCCGGTGGGGGCCGGTCGGGCGCCGGCgccgcccccgccgccgccgccgggCAAGCTCCCCCCTCTGCTGGGTGACGCGCTGGCGATACCGGCCGGTGTCCACGCGCGGGACCCCCACACGCACCGTTTGCCGCCGCATGCGCAGCTCTGGGCGTAGCGTATGCTTCAACGCAGGTAATCAGATACTGTCCATACTTGCAACGCTTAAGCGTATTAGTCCAATAAAagtgataattaattttaagtctaGGATCATATTTATTGTCTTAGGAAATATTGTGCCCACTCAAACACGCATTTATTTGTACTAAAGCGCTAGTTTTTGTTTAGTTGTTATGAATTTCCTAATTTCTGCGATAGTATTTTTAATGAGGAAACGAACAGgccattgtaaatatttattgttgtacAGAGTAagtttaggtaggtaccaGTTAATATTTGGATcgcttaaattattataatgccaaagttaaaaacttttattatgtacagatgcatttatataatattattttgttaaacaaGTATGTCGCAAAAAGAGactgtaaataattttgagttttgtaaatattacatatgtaaatattgaaagaaatattattgaagaaaaaagaaatacacacattttcaaaattttatttccttttgttttatttatgtttatccCATTaggttattgttttatattacactttttattttttaattgccaTATAACTATAATAAACTACTCTTATTTCTTCGTCTTTAATAACAGactagaaaagacttataaGTTTCATGAAAGTTGCTACTTGTAAACTAGAAACTTGTTGAAAGGCATGGAATAATTTATGCTTCAATACTTAATCACTGCTCTAGATTCGCTATAACTAATAACTTTAATACtgactaaaaatataaagaaatatacattacaaatacTAAGTCTTTATTCCTCACGGGGATGCCAGAGCCTTCTGTCTTGAAAGGTCTAATGCTGGAATTGACATTCGTGTTCGGCGTGTACTAGAAAGAGACTactttttagtattatttagttttccaAAATAGGTAAGTATGTAATACTCGTACATTCTTTCAAttggtaagtacttacatcaCATTCACTATTTATGATACAAGTATTTTCCCTGTCTGAGTGTATGCGTTAATCTCGGAAacttgtggacggattttatTCCTGTTTGATATTTTGGAAAGAGAGTTTTCTGGTAAAGGTTATaggttataggtataatatatagttaaaaaaatgtaagaataAGAGATTAAAAGTAATACTATCACCAAACACATTTTACAAATtgtgattttattgaaattgataGAGTGCCATTTGGTATAAGAACCAAATGGCACACTTAAAcacattcttatttattttatttcaagaatACTACTCACATTGATGCTCGATAGCTTTTTAATGATACACTCAGTGTTGAGTGAAGACCGAGCAAGCTTACTGCGTGTTACTTAAGTGATAATTAGATTGACTAACGTCGTTACGGCTCAAATACAAATGGATAGTGAGAAAGCTAGTGGCTTTAAGATTTAGCTCAGAAAATATAAGTTAgtatgtcaattctatcaatcaatcaattttataCTTCATAGATATCTTAAATCATGCTAACTTACCTAAGGGTCATGGTCAACAGACGCACTTAGATATTGTCTCCAGAGAATTGAAGATGTAACGAGATTTACGGATGGAAGAAGTACAATGAgtgcataaatattttacatatgtacatgatAACAATTCTAAGtatatgagcctatcccttagtcgctttgtACGACCTACTGTATGGGTAAGGAGGAGgacatggagtggtactattctaatttaaataaaaaaaacttacttaaccatatgatttaattctcaaacaaatttattgcTTTCGTTACAAGttacaacataataatatttttttcattctcaGGCAACAAAAATCGAAACAAGTTACTCCTACATCTAAAACTgaaagaattataaataaaacactccCACACTACATTTTCTTCCCATCACAAAGATTCCCTTGAATAAATCCTCATATTTTTCGTATTACGCCAATATCCACTCTCTTCGCACTAGCGCCATCTACTCATCGAGTCATGAAACTGTTGTTATCTCTGCGGCGAAATCAAAACGAAATCAACACCATTTACTTTTGCTGTTCGCACCCTTATCAAACCAAAGAGATGGGTCGTAGAAATAATGGGGAAAGTTATTACACGGACCGCATAGAGAGTGGAAATGTCGTGTACAGTTTTATGTCACACCCTGTATAGTTTACAAATGGTTTGCCGAAGATACGGGGACCGCGAAGTTGTGATCGTAATTTTAGATGTTCGCGGAAATTCACAACATTGTATCGAATAATAAtcttatatttgtataaatgcatgtttttttaatcaaaataggGTCATAAAATAGATGTAACCTGTTGGAAAAGGGTAAGACTCTGCGCTTCTGCGCTTTtagataaatttttaacatattgaCTTTTTAGCAAAAGTCGTAATTAAATACactatcaaatttaaattcattaagcTCGTATaacgtttaattaaatacctacatatatattattgtaatttcaaacaaaaaataaaattacatataaaaacaatagatAAATCTAACATGCGTGAAATTTCTAGTCCTTTATAATAttccaaatataatatttaaccaATGTTTTGGTAGAAACCGTAAGGGCGAGGGATAATGGAATTAGTTTGGTAATTAACTTACTTCGTCGTTAAAAGGGATACGCAGATAGTATTATCtgaaattttagttttgaacAGTTCTACTTGAGCGCGACCGCAGTGGATTTACTGATGTTTCAAATTTTGCCGGGATTTTAACTGTAATTTGTGGTTTTTGGCTAAGTatactatttaataaatattattgcgCATATTACGAGGATTGTCAATTTACACAGGCTTatgtgttatattattattatattaaccaACGCAACCATGTTGAGGACAttttatgtaaacaaatatGCAATACTTAAAATTGCGATTGAACACACATACTGTAAACATTTAAGCAAGAGAATTTGAGAAAAACTCTAAGAGTTAAGCGGAGACTACACAATCTTCACTTGCCACAATTACTGCATATACTTCTtttacttcatccacattcatcttTTGAAACAAGCTCGTTATTTTAGGGCacagaatataataatatattaacattCGTTTGTTaacacttatttatattatatttcaaaaataagcaAAAGTCCGAAATGTTcgggttatttttattttatttatttataagatacGTAACTTTTCTaggattttaaattaattattttttataagtatttgttaacaataaattttgcatttatttttgtctgaCATTATTAGTTATTTCAGTGggtatgataaattttataaagtacctatatttgGTAACATTGCTATATCCTCTTAGGATTAAAACTGACCGAACAAGGTAGTTCTCAGAAACCATTTGTTGAATAAATGAACAGGACAACAACACTGAAATAGAATCAGAGAAATTGAAATTTCGGACAGAAGCTGAAAGTAATTTTGAGTGCGGTACTGTAGGTTTTATTCTGACATAGATAACGACAAATTGAGGCTTTAGTTTTGAAGTTTGTTTTGAAACTACCTAATAATTTCGATTGTAATGTATAGAAACTACATCAGATTCCTATTCAAAGGCTGGTTATCGGAGATACTACTTATTTTGATCCAATTTCTAAATACTTAGAACTACTTGCTCTAACATGGTGGATTGACAAAAGAGCCATCTGCTGGAAAATGCCATGTGGCGTGACAAAAGACGCATGCGCAATTTAATAGCATCTAGTTTAAAAGCATCGGATCCCTTTGAATATCGCCATCTAAATAAACACGTATGGAAAAAATGCACATTGTCATTCGATAATCCTTTACGTACTCTAGAGATGTCACCGTCAATATCAGCTTTCGTCTAGGCAACGGTATTGAGTTTGCGTAattcaatacaaatttatacgagagttaaaaataaacaaaatatgtcaTCCGTTTGGGAAATAAAGTCTAATATTGAATGTTAATCTAAGGAGATTCCAACCACAGACCGAATAACAAGGACAATCGAGGACAAAAGCGATACAGATAATGTCCCATCCCTTAATCACATGCACCGGTGCGCtcgaaaaatatttgttggtATATTTGATTCTAAATTATTTGTCCGTTCTCTATTTTGGGCTGCATAGACCTATTTAAGCATTTACAACTGGCTTACAACATTTTGTACGTTCGTATTTGTTGTCAAAATGTTAACACCGTCACTAATTCCAAAGTCGCGTTCTAAATTCGAATCGTTTCGAGGAATGTTCGGGACGCGTTCAGAACCACATATAACAATAGATTTAGGTACTGGTAATTTTACTAAGAATTCCGTGACTTCGTGCACTTTTTAGTGTCGTTAATTCAATCTGAACTTCCTCAAGAATGTGGATAGTGTTGGTCATGAGAATTTCGGAGCGCAGTAAATAGCCCCGGCGAGAGACCGTCATTATGGTGGGTTCATTTCGAGTTTCCCAACATTAAGAGTTGGATGTCAGTTTAGTGTCCTTCCGATAATAAATCTTTGCAGCTGCTTTGCGGTGTTATTGAACAAAAACGTTAAACGTTGTCTTAATAGACGATAAATAATGATATCATCTTAATGTAAATCCTACTCTCCATGAAGAGGACGTAACAGGGACTAAATCTAAGAGGCTGATAAGGTAATACGAACATGTCCAAAGCAAGCATTAATGTAATATGTCATTTTACTAGCTGAAAACTAAAAATCCATGCAAGGCATCCCTAACCAACAGTACAATCAGAACTTATCAAATTAGGATTGGATAGGAATCGGTACGTCCTTTGGGAGTGAACCTTTATTTGCGTACAACATCGACTTATGAATAGCGTATTAGGGCCAGCCCTGGAGGGTATATGCTTTAGATAACCCATAGACAGCGGTTTCTGTGCCGAGTGCCAATAATTGACTATCAAACTTGATATATAGCTTTCTTGGCGGCTTGTTGCCGATAGTTGGATGAGTTATGACCGAAGGTCCCGAAGGAATGCGAGGCGTTTTGTTAAGTTGAGTGTGAGCAAATTTAGGATTACCCTGGACTGTTTCATAACGATTAATAATATCAGTTTTATTGTTAACTCATTCTTGtagaaattgatttattttataggagtgtttttgtttacaaatacaAGTACACGTCTTCTTTCCACAAAACAATCTTTACAACAACGATACAATAACAGCAATGTTACTCGTAAAAGGTCCTCATTAAATATTGAGGAACCATAATTTACAATGAGTCGGTACTGCTTAAGCTGGggttatgaaattttaatcaaagttCGGGCCCCCCTGTATTGGCTCAAAGTAACGATAGCGCAAAAGGTTCACTCATGCAAATAGTTTAAATCTTTACATTAGAATAACTTTTATGTAACATTCCGTAACTTCAGATTCCTTAAACAATTTGGCAATGCATGCCTACAAGCTTGTACAGTCAAAAGCAAAGAAAGTTGACCCTCCTTAGCGCTTTGCTTAGTATGAGAAAGAGTTTTCTTTGTCTGCCGTTGACTGTATAAAGAACCGCAGATCATAACTCcatttaattctaaaatcccgaaatataacaaactaaTTGTAAAATTCACTGATttaattctattctttttttattttataaaatcgtCGGATACAGTTTAATGGGAACCATGCTACGTTATTTGCATTGaacttgttttgttttgactaACTTTGCACATGACTGCGGTAATtggttttcataaaattaacattactaCCATACATTTTGGTTAATATCAATGCAATGATTGTTTTAATTGTGAACACCTTActgttgaaaaaataatttaacttcaaAGTTTGTGGTCTGTCACTTCTTTTTATGACAAACCTTTTTATTAACCagctttatcaaaatattttggcTTAGGAAACGAACCTAAATATTTATCGGCTTAGTATATTACAAAAGAACCTAATCTTCAAAAATTAAGCTTATTATCGAACATCACTTACCTTTTTTAGGGATTAGCAACAACattttgctttatttgataaacttaaaaaacgaTACCCTCCCACTAAGCCAGtcagagaaaataaaacaaaccatGATGTCATAACAATCTGAACTAACATTTTTAGGTACGATGACCTCAAATATACCCAGAAATAGAAGAATAAGCGGCTCATTTTCATATGGTGCTGACATCTGCCAGATCATTAGGACACCagcgaaattaaaaaatgcctGAGGCGACAAAACTccattaattttagtttgtcaTACTCTactaatttgttaaatttagtACCCCCGTTAATAGCACAGTTTCCTGTTACATATCACTGAAATATTAAAGCCCTTTGGTTTTTTGTCATAGTTGGGGAATAGTTTGACGTATTTATGTGTTAGTTAACACCAATAAATGTAGAGGAACTCATCAAAACCCCGTTAAAGCTATTTATTAGTAAAGTCCCCAAGCGCTAGTTCACATCAGCAGGTGTGTGGTCTTACgtatatcattttttttatgatatatttCAGATATGAAAGTTGCATTGTGATCATTTAAGTGATAATGGATTGTTGTATATTTcgatcttataaatatatcttataaataatctttcattcaaatataaattttattttgcttttccTTTCCTCTTATTCCTCGGCTTTGAAACAAATAGCTGAGAAAAAATAACCAACGAGAACATGAATTTTGATTTCTATAAGTGAAATATCTATGTGTAAATAGatgtataaaatacattaatgcCTTATACAGAAACATGTACGCAAATGGAATCCTCAGTCACCAAACATTTTATAACGCTTTCTAAACATTACCAGAAAACTGAATGATCGTTGAATAATATTACGCAGCATTCAGAAAATTTACTGCTAAAGACTCGAATAAGTTAGCACCTGGTCCCTGGAGTGTCAAGTTGAGATTCCTGTggctacaaaataatattattttcttcgcCGCCTCAGgtcaaatttaattatcatataCACGACGACTCAAAAAGTATAGAACGCCTACAGTGACTTATAAATCAATAGTGAAGCTTAGTCTTTAAGGCGCTCATCCATTGCTACCAAAATAGTATGTGTACAGAATGCGACAAACGAGAGTTATTTTCAGTTATATAAAAAGGATAGAACAAAGTATCggacacaattttttataatgtactCTCTTAATACAAGGATAAATTGACGCTTACGTATAGTTTTTTCAAGAATTCCTATTACTTGCCTTATTCTGAATGCATTGGTGTGGCTTCTGTTTTTCTAACCTGAAAAATCAAAAACCtacttagttatttttagACTACAAGAATATTTAAcgaaattttgatataaattcttaaattatcCACCTATATATTGTAACTGGATTTAAAAGCCCCACACATGCTGCATTTGGTATTGTATTGTTTG
Above is a window of Amyelois transitella isolate CPQ chromosome 8, ilAmyTran1.1, whole genome shotgun sequence DNA encoding:
- the LOC106137417 gene encoding toll-like receptor 6, translated to MALQKTLARKHLFSQILFWFVIGFNVADQSSLPLKYEAPDDCQWWLRGPNDSHEVSLTCKLRTINSEFDTTNFSVIPSEHTTSLRIECNEEMMYKSSLDDRSFAHLVKLRELVLDNCKIGRWPPGVLSGLRDLRNLTIRTKNTEWAAMSLEIASESFTAVRQLEKLDLSFNNIWSFPENLFCPLTNLVYLNVSSNRLQDVSDLGFRERAMHQALISEQESQPPSPSSLAHSACSLDIEVLDASSNQFVLMPENGFMALRRLKELHIHDNEISMVADKALSGLKQLQIIDLSNNKIVALPQDLFKDCRPVIKEIYLQNNSISVLSPSLFANLDQLLALDLSNNHLTSTWINENTFTGLIRMVLLNLSNNRLTKLDPKIFKDLYTLQILNVQHNMLENIAADTFSPMNNLHTLILSYNKITQIDAYALNGLYVLSLLSIDNNHLEEIHPEAFRNTSSLQDLNLNGNRLKKVPIGLRNMRLLRTLDLGENQITSLEEPGFVGLHNVYGLRLIGNKIENISKDVLSDLPSLQILNLARNRLRHIDMNAFETLTNLQAIRLDANQLTDIQGLFVNIPSLLWLNVSDNQIEWFDYAVIPPGLQWLDLHSNNIKELRNNYRMDKELRLQTLDASFNKMTKIYTYSIPSSVELLFLNDNQITQVEAQTFVGKTNLTRVDLYANQITSMDLNALRLTPVDPGRPLPEFYIGGNPFQCDCTMEWLQRINKLDHLRQHPRVMDLESIYCKLLYNRERTYIPLIEAESSQFLCTYKTHCFTLCHCCDFDACDCEMTCPSNCTCYHDQPWSANIVDCSAAGYSEIPNSIPMDATELYLDGNNFGGLTSHAFIGRKNLKILYANNSNIDALYNNTFSGLKRLTVLHLEKNNIKELLGFELSPLESLRELHLQDNKIHYIDNRTFIELRHLEVLRLEGNNIYGFAVWQFTMNPYLVAISLSRNPWSCDCQYLYKFRSWFKNNLGKVEDGDKITCIFDNKTNTVGPYMSDFNSTFCTRDIGGSSSIIENQVINDYLPLLLISLCVFVISSALICGVFYWRRELRVWIYYHCGFRMCYKSTAFDDEADKDRLFDAYISYSVKDEAFVAQMLAPGLESTDPSFRLCLHYRDFNASAYVADTIIEAVESSKRTIIVLSKNFINNEWCRFEFKTALHEVLKERRRRLIIILLGELPNRDIDPELRLCLKANTCIEWGDRQFWQKLRFAMPDLRKCQYHRSNVNIYASVSPVGAGRAPAPPPPPPPGKLPPLLGDALAIPAGVHARDPHTHRLPPHAQLWA